The Takifugu rubripes chromosome 3, fTakRub1.2, whole genome shotgun sequence genome contains a region encoding:
- the dnajc16 gene encoding dnaJ homolog subfamily C member 16 has translation MSWLLAVAVLLSMLLMGDTHAVPEMDPYKILGVTRAASQAEIKKVYKRLAKEWHPDKNKHPGAEEMFIKITKSYEILSNEDKRNNYDRYGQTEDTQPYGSSHYGHRHDAFYFEESFFNFPYGSKNQRDFADSKYILHFNQYVNDVVPNSYRRPYLIKITSDWCFSCIHIEPVWKEVVQEMESLGVGIGVVDVGYERRLANHLGAHRTPSILGIVNGRVTFFHYAVAKEHLRQFVEDLLPLRLVEQITDANYQQLLNSWHELNKPHVFLFDQVPGVPLLYKLTAFAYRDYLQFGYVDQGLSETTNLQKKFNINSYAPTMLVFKENAQKPADIIQAKGMKKQIIDEFMANNKFLLVPRLVNQKLFDELCPVKQFHRRRKYCVLLLTGDEEPFASGNQEFFSFASTNTKEVVRFAYVYKRLQQPLCDILMQKQDNGQSPTQVVILERRNAAGKAFFKPVTAWNGSEEDKQRLLDELEQLKKDPSILTHDAMLPELNNEFASVFLIRWIYAFSDYLSEVIDDILHNNWREMMPLLSLIFSALFILFGTVVIQAFSDSSEDNQTKTKAKDGTRAENGSPRAGGAPSRAPKKNFVEVTELTDITYTSNLVKLRPGQMNVVLLLTDTSKNVLLSKFAKEVYSFTGSLTLHFSFLNIDKHSQWMVALLDSSQDAAQIAADDIDGGNHKTDYTGYVLALNGHKKYFCLFKPVYTGEDLDSKTSEEERMASGVRSKSGYREEHPTRKSNRARSISILQIHHKLDRLGLWMERLLEGTLPRYYITAWPEVDTIAPAK, from the exons ATGTCTTGGTTACTGGCCGTCGCCGTGCTCCTCTCAATGCTGCTGATGGGAGACACTCATGCTGTCCCTGAGATGGACCCCTACAAAATCCTAGGAGTCACCAGGGCTGCAAGTCAGGCTGAGATCAAGAAGGTTTATAAACGCCTTGCAAAAGAATG GCAtccagacaaaaacaaacatccagGAGCCGAAGAGATGTTTATCAAGATTACGAAATCTTATGAG ATCCTGTCCAACGAAGACAAGCGAAACAACTATGATCGTTATGGGCAGACAGAGGACACTCAGCCGTATGGCAGCAGCCACTACGGCCACCGCCATGACGCCTTTTACTTTGAGGAGTCCTTCTTCAACTTCCCTTATGGCAGCAAGAACCAGAGAGACTTTGCTGACAGCAAATACATCTTGCACTTCAACCAGTATGTGAACGATGTGGTGCCCAACAGCTACAGGAGACCATACCTGATCAAGATCACCTCTGACTGGTGCTTCAGCTGCATCCACATTGAACCTGTCTGGAAGGAGGTGGTGCAAGAGATGGAGAGTCTAG GTGTTGGAATAGGCGTGGTAGATGTTGGCTATGAGCGACGGCTGGCAAACCACCTCGGAGCTCATCGCACACCATCAATACTTGGAATTGTTAATGGCAGAGTAACCTTTTTCCATTATGCTGTAGCAAAGGAACATCTGAGGCAGTTTGTGGAAGATCTTCTACCGCTAAGACTTGTAGAGCAG ATCACCGACGCTAATTACCAGCAGCTCTTGAACAGCTGGCATGAGCTCAATAAGCCGCATGTGTTTCTGTTCGACCAAGTGCCGGGAGTTCCCCTGCTATACAAA CTGACAGCTTTTGCCTATAGAGACTACCTGCAGTTTGGCTATGTGGACCAGGGCCTCTCCGAGACTACCAACCTCCAGAAAAAATTCAATATTAACAGTTACGCGCCGACGATGCTGGTCTTCAAAGAAAATGCCCAAAAACCTGCTGATATCATTCAG GCCAAAGGCATGAAGAAGCAGATTATTGATGAGTTCATGGCAAACAACAAGTTTCTCCTCGTGCCGCGGCTGGTCAACCAGAAGCTGTTCGACGAGCTCTGTCCTGTCAAACAGTTTCACAGACGCAGAAA ATACTGTGTCCTGCTCCTCACGGGGGACGAGGAACCCTTTGCTTCTGGGAATCAGGAATTTTTCTCATTTGCCTCCACCAATACCAAGGAGGTTGTGAGGTTTGCCTACGTGTACAAACGTCTACAACAACCTCTTTGCGACATTCTCATGCAGAAACAGGACAATGGGCAGTCCCCAACACAG GTGGTGATCTTGGAGAGGCGTAACGCTGCAGGAAAGGCCTTTTTCAAGCCAGTGACGGCATGGAATGGCAGTGAGGAAGACAAGCAGCGTCTCCTGGACGAGCTGGAGCAACTTAAGAAGGACCCGTCCATCCTCACCCATGATGCCATGCTGCCCGAACTCAACAATGAATTTGCCTCA GTGTTTTTAATCCGATGGATCTATGCGTTTTCTGATTACCTGTCTGAGGTCATCGATGACATCCTGCACAATAACTG GCGTGAGATGATGCCTCTTCTTTCCCTTATCTtctctgctttgttcatctTGTTTGGAACTGTGGTTATCCAGGCCTTCAG TGACTCCAGTGAGGATAATCAGACTAAAACAAAAGCTAAAGATGGGACAAGGGCTGAAAATGGGTCCCCGAGAGCTGGTGGTGCTCCAAG CCGGGCTCCCAAGAAGAATTTTGTGGAGGTCACAGAGCTGACAGATATCACATATACAAGCAACTTGGTAAAGCTGAGGCCGGGACAAATGAATGTGGTTCTGCTCCTCACTGACACCTCCAAGAACGTCCTCCTGAGCAAGTTTGCCAAAGAGGTGTATTCTTTCACAGG GAGCTTGACTCTACATTTCTCCTTCCTGAACATTGATAAGCACAGCCAGTGGATGGTTGCTCTGCTGGACTCTTCCCAGGATGCTGCGCAGATTGCTGCAGATGACATTGATGGAGGAAACCACAAGACTGACTACACTGGCTATGTTTTGGCTCTTAACGGCCACAAGAAATACTTTTGCCTGTTTAAGCCTGTCTACACTGGGGAGGACCTTGACAGCAAGACATCTGAAGAGGAAAGGATGGCTTCAGGGGTCAGGTCCAAGTCAGGGTATCGCGAAGAGCACCCAACACGCAAATCCAACCGAGCCCGCAGCATATCCATCCTGCAGATACACCATAAACTGGACCGTCTGGGCCTGTGGATGGAAAGACTGTTGGAAGGTACTTTACCTCGGTACTACATCACTGCCTGGCCAGAAGTGGATACGATCGCACCTGCTAAATGA
- the casp9 gene encoding caspase-9: MEERHKKILQRNRTNLVGELDPSSLYDGLIEKRVFTHDMIDEIKSSGTRRDQARQLIRDLETRGSRAFPLFLECLQETGHHTLVELLQDGGPAVQIQPPTPVPIDRPVIQPLPVSPPVDVVRRDKAPVIPVPQPSTAPSPSPEREYMRLKPQGRIRRDSIQSYKMDANPSGHCLIINNVDFEPRSELNNRKGSNTDCDRLESRFKALSFIVKVKTNLKQRQIKHELSALSKMDHSQYDCCVVVLLSHGTEVSHSRFPGAVYGVDGQFVPVQHITTYLNGQHCPSLQGKPKLFFIQACGGDEKDTGFEVSPDEFEPPVVSAHDQTDAIPMSSSSDSLSMSDEPDARASLPTPSDILVSYSTFPGYVSWRDTQSGSWYIETLDRILEENAATDDLVTMLMMVNHEVSQNQAKGLYKQMPGSFNFLRKLLYFQS; encoded by the exons ATGGAGGAAAGACATAAGAAGATTCTGCAGCGCAACAGGACCAATCTCGTTGGTGAATTGGATCCTTCAAGCCTCTACGATGGGCTGATCGAAAAGAGAGTCTTCACCCACGACATGATCGATGAGATAAAG AGCTCTGGAACTCGGCGCGACCAGGCTAGGCAGTTAATCAGAGACTTGGAGACCCGGGGAAGTAGAGCTTTCCCACTATTTCTGGAGTGTCTTCAAGAAACAGGCCATCACACTTTGGTTGAGTTACTTCAGGATGGAGGTCCAGCGGTTCAGATACAACCTCCGACCCCTGTTCCGATCGATCGTCCAGTTATCCAACCCCTTCCAGTTT ccCCTCCAGTGGACGTGGTTAGACGAGATAAAGCACCTGTCATCCCAGTTCCCCAGCCCAGCACTGCTCCCAGCCCAT CCCCCGAGCGGGAGTACATGAGACTGAAGCCACAAGGCAGAATTCGACGAGATAGTATTCAG AGCTATAAAATGGACGCCAACCCTTCTGGCCATTGCCTCATTATAAACAACGTGGACTTTGAGCCCAGGAGCGAGCTGAACAATCGTAAAGGCTCCAACACTGACTGTGACAGGCTGGAGAGCAGATTCAAAGCACTCAGCTTTATTGTGAAGGTTAAGACAAACCTGAAACAAAGA CAAATTAAACACGAGCTGTCAGCTCTGTCGAAGATGGACCATTCGCAGTACGACTGCTGCGTGGTCGTGTTACTGTCCCACGGGACAGAG GTGAGCCACAGCCGCTTTCCCGGCGCTGTGTATGGCGTGGATGGACAGTTTGTCCCCGTTCAGCACATCACAACTTATCTGAATGGCCAGCATTGTCCATCCTTACAGGGCAAACCCAAACTATTCTTTATCCAGGCTTGTGGAGGGG ATGAAAAGGACACAGGCTTTGAGGTGTCCCCGGATGAGTTTGAGCCACCTGTTGTCAGTGCTCATGATCAGACAGATGCCATTCCGATGTCATCCAGCAGCGACTCCCTGAGCATGTCCGACGAGCCCGACGCCAGAGCATCACTGCCCACCCCGAGTGACATTCTGGTGTCTTACTCCACCTTTCCTG GCTACGTTTCTTGGCGAGACACCCAGTCTGGCTCCTGGTACATCGAAACACTGGACCGCATTCTTGAAGAGAACGCCGCTACTGACGACCTGGTCAcaatgttgatgatg GTCAACCATGAAGTCTCCCAAAATCAGGCCAAAGGACTGTACAAACAGATGCCTGGCTCTTTTAACTTCCTGCGCAAACTTCTCTACTTTCAAAGTTAG